Proteins from one Catenuloplanes atrovinosus genomic window:
- a CDS encoding phage terminase small subunit, with protein MEQPPLDFPAHQVAAHWYRSLAESGQAVFYEPSDWAAAKLIAFDLTRHLHSGRVSAQMLAALWSAMNDLITTEAARWRVAGQPW; from the coding sequence GTGGAGCAGCCGCCGCTCGACTTCCCCGCCCACCAGGTCGCCGCGCACTGGTATCGGTCTCTGGCCGAGTCCGGGCAGGCCGTGTTCTACGAGCCGTCCGACTGGGCCGCTGCAAAGTTGATCGCATTCGACCTGACCCGACACCTCCACTCCGGGCGGGTCTCCGCGCAGATGCTCGCCGCCCTGTGGTCAGCGATGAACGACCTGATCACCACCGAGGCCGCGCGTTGGAGGGTGGCCGGCCAGCCCTGGTGA
- a CDS encoding phosphoadenosine phosphosulfate reductase, which yields MSTLRVVSYGGGVQSTALLALAAADRIDFRTLVFANVGADSEHPSTLAYIRDVAGPYARRHGIELVERRRTRRDGTTETLCGRLTRAGSRSLPISVRMSNGAPGTRSCTADFKIKVLAGWLRENGATPARPATVAVGISLDELHRVHNRREHRYERVTYPLLDLRLDRSACLRIIREAGLPVPGKSACWFCPFTRPAT from the coding sequence GTGTCCACGCTCCGAGTGGTCTCCTACGGCGGCGGTGTGCAGTCGACCGCGCTCTTGGCGCTCGCCGCGGCTGACCGCATCGACTTCCGTACGCTCGTGTTCGCCAATGTGGGCGCCGACTCCGAGCATCCGTCGACCCTCGCCTACATACGCGACGTGGCCGGCCCGTACGCGCGCCGGCACGGTATCGAGCTGGTCGAGCGCCGGCGGACCCGCCGTGACGGGACGACGGAGACGCTGTGCGGTCGGCTAACCCGGGCCGGCTCGCGGTCGTTGCCGATATCGGTTCGGATGTCGAACGGTGCTCCGGGCACCCGGAGCTGTACGGCGGATTTCAAGATCAAGGTGTTGGCCGGGTGGTTGCGGGAGAACGGCGCGACGCCAGCGCGGCCGGCGACGGTGGCGGTGGGGATCTCGCTCGACGAGTTGCACCGCGTGCACAACCGGCGTGAGCACCGCTACGAGCGGGTGACGTATCCGCTGCTGGATCTGCGCCTGGACCGGTCGGCGTGCCTGCGGATCATCCGGGAGGCCGGCCTACCTGTCCCGGGCAAGTCGGCGTGCTGGTTCTGCCCGTTCACACGGCCGGCGACGTGA
- a CDS encoding HsdM family class I SAM-dependent methyltransferase, which yields MPNERTTEDIVREHLKRTATEGQQVDEQTSGLPRIKQALAAASKAGAGAGKPEFIITFPTEAPDLVIVVECKADVRKHESSDRSKPAEYAVDGVLHYSRHLASYYDVIALAVSGTTNDQLQVSTFRQLKGSPQPELLQSPHGTPTSLIPVRDYIDLLTFDPAVKARTEAELIAFSRDLHNYMRDYAKLSESEKPLVVSGILLALRDDAFSRTWSRLKARHLATELYAAIERVAIDADIPEKKRVTMLAPYQFVKTHPELTRQNSQGETPLNRLIGDIDRHVRPFLQAYHDVDVIGQFYGEFLRYTGGDKKGLGIVLTPRHLTELFVRIANVSPLDTVVDTCAGTGGFLISAMMEMDRRAGADMERRIEIRRRQLVGVEQQPHMFALAASNMILRGDGKANLYQASCFDADVVALLKNSEGNHRRPTIGLINPPFSQKGEGLHELNFVLQLLDILAPGGTAVVVLPMSCAIEPHPVKKTLLERHTLVAQMSLPNDLFHPVGVITCAMVFKAHEPHQYSPQPTWFGYWKDDGFVKTKDRGRIDLNGKWSATADSWVAAYHAKLVQPGLSIARKVDHKDEWCAEAYMETDYSTISRSDFEASLRNYAIFRLVHGGPESADHEGQD from the coding sequence ATGCCGAACGAGCGCACAACGGAAGACATCGTCCGGGAGCACCTCAAGCGGACCGCGACTGAGGGCCAGCAGGTCGACGAGCAGACGTCAGGACTACCTCGGATCAAGCAAGCACTTGCCGCAGCCAGTAAGGCCGGCGCCGGGGCAGGTAAGCCCGAGTTCATCATCACATTTCCCACGGAGGCGCCGGACCTCGTCATCGTGGTCGAATGCAAAGCTGACGTTAGAAAGCACGAAAGTTCAGATAGATCAAAGCCCGCCGAGTATGCCGTGGATGGCGTTCTTCACTACTCACGCCACCTGGCTAGCTACTACGATGTCATCGCCTTGGCTGTCAGCGGGACCACTAATGACCAACTTCAGGTGTCCACTTTTAGGCAGCTTAAAGGAAGCCCTCAACCTGAACTGCTGCAGTCTCCGCATGGAACACCAACGTCCCTGATACCAGTCCGCGATTACATCGACTTGCTCACGTTTGACCCGGCCGTGAAGGCAAGGACCGAAGCGGAGTTGATCGCCTTCAGTCGTGACCTCCACAACTATATGCGGGACTATGCCAAGCTTTCTGAATCCGAGAAGCCACTCGTCGTTTCGGGAATCCTTCTAGCCTTAAGAGATGATGCATTTTCCCGAACATGGAGCCGACTTAAGGCGCGACACTTGGCTACGGAGCTCTATGCTGCTATCGAGCGCGTAGCCATTGATGCCGACATTCCAGAAAAGAAGCGAGTGACTATGCTCGCGCCATACCAGTTTGTGAAGACACACCCGGAACTTACCCGCCAGAATAGTCAAGGTGAAACCCCGCTTAACCGCCTGATTGGTGACATCGATCGCCATGTTCGGCCCTTCCTCCAGGCTTACCATGATGTAGATGTAATCGGTCAATTCTACGGCGAGTTTCTCCGGTACACGGGCGGAGACAAAAAGGGCCTTGGAATCGTCCTCACCCCACGGCATTTGACTGAGCTTTTTGTTCGGATCGCCAACGTAAGCCCTCTCGATACAGTTGTGGATACATGCGCCGGCACTGGCGGATTCCTTATTTCTGCGATGATGGAGATGGACCGCCGAGCGGGAGCAGACATGGAACGACGAATTGAAATCCGCAGACGGCAACTTGTGGGTGTCGAGCAACAGCCGCATATGTTCGCCCTAGCTGCTTCAAACATGATCCTTCGAGGTGATGGTAAAGCGAATCTCTACCAGGCATCTTGCTTCGATGCCGATGTAGTCGCTTTGCTGAAAAACTCCGAGGGAAATCATCGCCGACCAACTATCGGGTTGATCAATCCTCCTTTTTCCCAGAAGGGCGAGGGCCTCCATGAACTAAACTTTGTACTCCAACTGCTCGACATACTTGCACCCGGCGGGACCGCGGTGGTCGTGCTTCCCATGTCATGCGCAATTGAACCGCATCCCGTGAAGAAGACTCTGCTGGAAAGACATACCCTTGTTGCACAAATGTCTTTGCCGAACGACCTCTTTCACCCCGTGGGCGTCATCACCTGTGCCATGGTTTTCAAAGCGCACGAGCCACATCAATACTCGCCGCAGCCCACCTGGTTCGGCTACTGGAAGGACGACGGCTTCGTCAAGACAAAGGACCGGGGCCGCATCGACCTTAACGGGAAGTGGTCCGCCACCGCGGATAGTTGGGTGGCCGCGTACCATGCAAAATTAGTGCAGCCCGGCCTGAGCATAGCCCGCAAAGTTGATCACAAAGACGAGTGGTGCGCTGAGGCATACATGGAGACCGACTACTCAACTATATCGCGTAGCGATTTTGAGGCATCCTTGAGAAATTATGCGATCTTCCGCCTCGTTCACGGCGGCC